One Desulfobulbus propionicus DSM 2032 DNA segment encodes these proteins:
- the scpA gene encoding methylmalonyl-CoA mutase, translating to MSAPDFTTIGFKPVSAPMDYQAWAAKVKKETGLTAEELAWRTVEQIDVKPVYTRKDYDGLDHLSYMAGIPPYLRGPYGTMFVQRPWTVRQYAGFSTAEESNAFYRRNLAAGQMGLSIAFDLATHRGYDSDHPRVVGDVGKAGVAVDSILDMNVLFAGIPLDQMTVSMTMNGAVLPIMAFYIVAAEEQGVKQSQLGGTIQNDILKEYMVRNTYIYPPANSMRIISDIFAYTSKNMPKYNSISISGYHMEEAGATSDIEMAYTLADGWDYARAGVAAGMSIDTFAPRLSFFWAQGMNYFMEIAKMRAARVLWAKIIKSFNPQNVKSLPLRTHSQTSGWSLTEGDPFNNVCRTVIEGMAAALGHTQSMHTNSLDEAIALPTEFSARIARNTQLYLQDETNILRPADPWGGSFYLEALTGAIMKRGWDLIQEVESLGGMAKAIETGLPKMRIEEAAARRQAGIDSGREKIVGVNSYCLDKEDALDTLEVDNTAVREAQLKRLAKLKAERDEPKCQAALNALTHCAETGEGNLLALSIEAARARASLGEISFALEKKWGRHTAVIRSISGVYKAEFSEKEEVQKVIQMTKEFEEMEGRRPRIMVAKMGQDGHDRGAKVISTAFADLGFDVDIGPLFQTPEEAARQAVENDAHIVGFSSLAAGHKTLLPALVQELEKLGRPDIMCVIGGVIPAPDYQFLRDHGAAAIFGPGTVIPVAAMKILEELKARLHAE from the coding sequence ATGAGTGCGCCGGATTTTACCACCATTGGCTTCAAACCCGTGTCTGCGCCCATGGATTATCAGGCCTGGGCCGCCAAGGTCAAGAAGGAGACCGGCCTCACCGCCGAGGAACTGGCCTGGCGCACGGTTGAACAGATCGATGTCAAACCGGTTTACACTCGTAAGGATTACGACGGTCTGGACCACCTCAGCTACATGGCCGGTATTCCACCCTACCTGCGCGGGCCCTACGGCACCATGTTCGTGCAGCGGCCCTGGACCGTACGTCAGTACGCCGGTTTCTCCACCGCCGAGGAGAGCAATGCCTTCTACCGCCGCAACCTGGCCGCCGGCCAGATGGGATTATCAATCGCCTTTGACCTCGCCACCCATCGCGGTTACGACTCGGATCATCCGCGCGTGGTCGGCGATGTTGGCAAGGCCGGCGTGGCCGTGGATTCGATCCTGGATATGAACGTGCTCTTTGCCGGTATTCCGCTGGATCAGATGACGGTGTCCATGACCATGAACGGGGCAGTGCTGCCGATCATGGCCTTTTACATTGTTGCCGCCGAGGAGCAGGGGGTGAAGCAGTCGCAACTGGGCGGCACCATCCAGAACGACATCCTCAAGGAATACATGGTGCGCAACACCTACATCTATCCGCCGGCGAACTCAATGCGCATTATCTCCGACATCTTTGCCTACACCTCGAAAAACATGCCCAAGTACAACAGTATCAGTATTTCGGGCTACCACATGGAGGAGGCCGGCGCCACCTCGGATATCGAGATGGCCTACACCCTGGCCGACGGCTGGGATTATGCTCGCGCCGGTGTGGCCGCCGGCATGAGCATCGACACCTTTGCCCCGCGGCTGTCCTTTTTCTGGGCGCAGGGCATGAACTACTTCATGGAGATCGCCAAGATGCGCGCGGCCCGGGTGTTGTGGGCCAAGATCATCAAGAGCTTTAACCCGCAAAACGTCAAATCCCTGCCCCTGCGTACCCACAGCCAGACCTCGGGCTGGAGCCTCACCGAGGGCGACCCCTTTAACAATGTCTGCCGCACGGTGATCGAGGGTATGGCTGCAGCTTTGGGCCATACCCAATCGATGCACACCAACTCACTGGACGAGGCCATCGCCCTGCCCACCGAGTTCTCGGCGCGTATTGCCCGCAATACCCAGTTGTATTTGCAGGACGAGACCAACATCCTCCGTCCGGCTGACCCCTGGGGCGGTTCGTTTTATCTGGAAGCACTCACCGGCGCCATTATGAAGCGCGGCTGGGATCTGATTCAGGAGGTCGAGAGCCTGGGCGGCATGGCCAAGGCCATCGAGACCGGTCTGCCCAAGATGCGCATCGAGGAGGCTGCGGCTCGTCGCCAGGCGGGTATCGACTCCGGCCGCGAGAAGATTGTCGGCGTCAACAGTTACTGCCTGGACAAGGAGGATGCCCTCGATACCCTGGAGGTCGACAACACCGCGGTGCGCGAGGCTCAGCTCAAGCGGCTGGCCAAGCTCAAGGCCGAGCGTGATGAACCCAAGTGTCAGGCAGCACTCAATGCCCTGACCCACTGCGCCGAGACCGGCGAGGGCAATCTGTTGGCCCTGTCTATCGAGGCGGCCCGGGCCCGGGCCTCACTGGGTGAAATCAGTTTTGCCCTGGAAAAGAAATGGGGGAGGCATACGGCCGTGATTCGATCGATTTCAGGCGTCTACAAGGCGGAATTCAGCGAGAAGGAAGAGGTGCAGAAGGTTATCCAGATGACCAAGGAGTTCGAGGAGATGGAAGGCCGGCGGCCACGCATCATGGTGGCCAAGATGGGCCAGGACGGCCACGACCGCGGTGCCAAGGTCATCTCCACTGCCTTTGCCGATCTGGGGTTTGACGTTGATATCGGCCCGCTGTTCCAGACCCCGGAGGAGGCCGCCCGTCAGGCGGTGGAGAACGATGCCCACATTGTTGGTTTCAGCTCGCTGGCCGCCGGTCACAAGACTCTGTTGCCGGCCCTGGTGCAGGAGTTGGAGAAGCTGGGACGGCCGGACATCATGTGCGTCATCGGCGGCGTTATCCCGGCCCCGGATTATCAATTCCTGCGCGACCACGGGGCTGCGGCCATCTTCGGACCGGGCACGGTCATTCCGGTGGCGGCGATGAAGATCCTGGAGGAGTTGAAGGCGCGTTTGCACGCTGAATAG